The nucleotide window ATGATCTGCTGTTCTATTCGTCGTGCAGTGGTCGAGATGTGCATAGCCCAATGTTTCATTATCTGTTAGGAACATTCTAAAAGGCAAATCACGCAAAGATCGGTAACCCTTCTCGAATCTTTCATCCAACATCTTTAAAGCGCTCCAAATGTCTTCCAAACAAACTTTCTCTGGGCGTGATAAAACGAACTTTGTATTTGGCAAGAACAGTCATTCACATGCCAGTGACGCGATTCATCTTCTCAAAGGTTTTTGCCATGAACACTGACTGAACATATGGCgcaaataaaagattcattcGATTGAAAACGTTACAGAAAATCGCGAATGAGAGAGTAGTGTTCAATATGGGGATATAGTGTACATTTCATGGTGTTCACAGTCTGTCCTGCCTTTATGGATGGACAGAAATACTGGTACAGAAATATTTAAGTCCATACTTGAAGTGAACTTTTTCTCGAAGAAAACGTATCTGCTGCGATCACCGGTGACGACGATTATTATCCATTTCATTGTGGCAATTCTCTGTACGATTGCATTTATGCGAGTAACGTTGTATGCCTATCTGCAGGTCTCCTTTTTAAAACTCCAATCTCAAATGTAAACGAAACATCGGTGAATTGTTCACTGACTCTACACGACGGGATcggaaatgtaaaaaatatttataactTTTATTATTGCAGAATGATTACAAGACTTACCTAACAACGACCCAAAATGAAACCTGCCGGTCTTCACGTCCTGTTTCTGTTGATGATTCTTTTAACGGCCGATATGGGCACCGCAGAGCACCGCGACTCAAAGACATGCGCTCGCTCCGAATGGAAGGTTTATGAGAATTCGATCGTCAACCTGGTGCTGGTGTCCGAACGTGAGTGCGACAGGATCAGTCGATTGCCAAATTTACTGCCAAATAAAACTCCCATTGGTTCCGGTGACTTCTACTTGGCTAGTGGTAATGTTGGTGGGGAATACAGAGCCGTTTTGGTCCCGAAAGAAGATGTCGAAACAGCCAATCTTGTAGGTGTACAGTTCtcgataatgatgataatgatgatgataatgatggtggtggtggtatttttgttgacgacaacaatgatgatgataattgttgtgatgatgatgatgatgatgataatgatgataatgatgatgatatgtattgttatattattattattattattattattattattattacctttattattattgtgattgttgttgttgttgttgttattgtcgcCGTCGTCGTCACGTCGTCGTTGTCGTCGCACCATCATCACCTCTttaatcatcattatcatcaccaccaccacagCCACATCAACcatcaactacaacaacaacaacgacaacgacaacaacaacaacctgCAAAAATATGTGTAATGGTACAGACTCCATCACATGTACAAGTAACGTTAAAACGGCAAAAGCACATATTCGGGGCTATTATAATTGCAGAGTTATCAGTTTTTTGCACGTTTTCTAAATCGTAGAGATAGTTAAACCACTAAGGGGCTGTGTTTTAACACAACTTCATTGCTCTATTCCTCAGGGTACACTAATCACTGACACAACTCTAGAGTGCATGGATTGTCACGTTGATTACTACAAGCACGATATATTTAAGGCAACGTGTAACCCTATATCGGTAAGTAGAGATTTTTGAGTGATAAACGTAAACGTCAGCTcttataattattataattataattatcttTATTTCAGGATATATCATACCAAAAATGTACACAATCCCATAGACTTTTTAAAATACACAGCACACAAAAACGATACGATAATTATCGCCGtgtaaagaaattgaaaaaaaactatgACAATGTATTGCAATTCACttttctaaaaataaattgaGCAAAAACAATCATCAAGTTGAATATGAACAGGGAAGAATATGTATCCATATGTTATCTTATGATAGTAATGActtcctctgtctgtctctgactGTCTCTGTCcgtttctgtctgtctgcctaggTCTTTGTCTCCAATTATGTTACCATAGTTCTCACTTTTCTAGCTAAAGTCATGATAAATTACATTGCTTAAGGTTAATTCATTTCTCTACTTGGCACAGAACTGTCCGTCTAGACTTGATCATGGTTTATATTTACGTAAGACGGGAACTGTAAGCGCCACCTATGAAGAGGATTGTTACTACAAACCGGAAGGAACAACTGAATATTACTACTGTTCAAGCACAGAGAATGTTAAAACTTCCTCCAATGTGCTTGTGTAAATGTTGACATAATATCTAAACACGTAGCAATATATGCtctacttggaaatataaactTATGATCATAAAATGATACAATCCAGTTGCCTGTaaaattgtatgtatgtatgtatgtatgtatgtatgtatgtatgtatgtatgtatgtatgtatgtatgtatgtatgtatgtatgtatgtatgtatgtatgtatgtatgtatgtcgtagtatggtatgtatgtatatatgtatgtatgtatttatgtatgtatgtatttatgtatgtatgcatgcatgcatgcatgcatgcataaatgcatgtatgtatgtatgtatgtatgcatgcatgcatgcatgcatgcatgcatgcatgcagcatgcatgcatgtatgtatgtatgtatgtatgtatgtatgtatgtatgtatgtatgtatgtatgtatgtatgtatgtatgtatgtatgtatgtatgtatgtatgtatgtatgtatgtatgtatgtatgtatgtatgtatgtatgtatgtatgtatgtatgtatgtatatctttgtatgtatctatgtatgtatctatgtatgtatccatatatgtatctatgtatgtatgtgtatgtgtgtatgtatatgtgtgtatgtaggaTAGATGGACGGATGGATCGACGATAGGATGGGTGAATGATTTTACGACAGAAAAAGAGAGTGAAGTCAGCGATTTTATTTACAATGAATAGTTAAAAATAATCTCTACGTCAATCAAAAGGACGAATTGTACAAGGTTACAAATTTACAATGGTGTGCAATGTGGATATATGTGGAGAGAGACTCACGTAGATGAAACGTCATAAACAACTACATCTGGCGAGTGTGTGATTAAGATATCACTATGGTCAGTGGTACACATAAACAACTTACTTATTTCTCAGAACATTGCAATAATCACACATGGTCAGGGTTATGTAATGATGAGTAAGTCATAAGCCATCAATTCTTTCAGAAAAAGAAATGCAATAGATATGCAGCCGATTTCATATCAACGTTTTCACAATTGCATGCACATCATAAACGGACGGCCTGTCTTCTTCTTAGATGCACACAAGATGTCTCTATAATCAAgacataaaaattacaaatcgtGTTTGAATTCTTGTAActtttttctctatcatttgCCTGTCTGTTCACAAGTAAGCAGTATATTAACCAGAATTCATAATGTTAATAGTGAACTCTCTCAGATGTCTTGTTATCGGcacattttgtgtgtatttaAGAATACGACTTGAAGTATGTACAATAGCGGAGAGTGCGGCTGTCGAGGTTTAGAGAGAAAgataattaacatatataaCATATTAGTCTCGACCACTATTTCCTTTGTTTTTCTCGATCGTATGCAGTAGTTACTGGCTGGTCAATGCGAGTTTCATGTTCAGCCACAGGGtccggcgagcaatattcgtctagaaattatgaatatgatcaataaatgtcttgtattaaacttttttttattATACAGCCTtactgtgtctagtgtgtgcctattactttaccctagctatctgtggatagtatttcaaagaaaacagtctatatctgttaattgccctccctaatccccttcattaatttgttctgccgatcgccaacgcgggggcttatcgccctgaccaaatacctcgttagcagctcataaggtagtagctgctaacgaggtatttggtcagggcgataagcccccgcgttggcgatcggcagaacaaattaatgaaggggattagggagggcaattaacagatatagactgttttctttgaaatactatccacagatagctagggtaaagtaataggcacacactagacacaggtaaggcttgtataatgaaaaaaaaagtttaatacaagacatttattgatcatattcataatttctagacgaatattgctcgccggaCCCTGTGGTTCAGCCACCAGGTACGCGATCGGTCTGCAAAATATATTGGCCGTTTTTGCGGAGACTTAAAATACGGGTCTCATATACGTATAGCAAGAATACTTGGATTACATATTTTCCGTCAAAATCTTTCTTTGAAGGACAATTCTAAATTTCACCTCCCAAATATAGCATACTTGTAGCATTTTGACCCTCAAGGCTTCTAAAATGGCGGCGGCCAAACTGCCAATATTTCGACCAGTGAGACTTTTATAAATTTAACGTGTAAATTGTTCAGTCTCGTTCATATTGTAGTACGCAACGTCTCTTAAAACGGTATGCTATATTCACAGAGTGATTTCACTAACGCGGACTAGTATTTAGACATTCTAGCCATCTGcatctgtaattttttagtcaCGAACACACGCACATCCACTTCTCAGGCAGCAACGATAACTTTCGATTTTGCATTGAAATTAAGTAACAACATTGCTGCCGTTTACACATTGCAAGTGCTTCAAAATAATCTTGATTCAGCGAACTTCAGCGGAAGAATTCGTCGAATCCATTTCCGCGCATGCGTTATGATGAAAGTGGATTACATGCAAAAGTACATCACGCAGCACGGTATAAGCCTTTCtcgacatttttatttttgtttttgttgctaTGATGTACAGCCCACACATATGATGTAGACCCAAATCTATCTAAAATGGGATTGACTATTTTGCACGATATAATTTGGTGATTCTAAAATAGCACCGATTCTCTTCAATCAATACTTTTCAGCAGAAATGTTGCACAAACAATGCTGTGAAAGTTAATTTTGAGTCGGCCATCAGTCAGTCCGAGCCCAATGTGAGAAAAAATGATCTACATAACATCTAAAATATCTAAAAATGTTATTATAAAGTTTTTACAATACGGCATGTTGTAATATATTACTGGTACTGCTTAGCATAAAGTTAAGtatacaacacaacacaacacaacacaacacaacacaacacaacacaacacaacacaacacaacttAACACAATACGGTATATTGTAATATATTACAACCCAaatgttttctattttcattatgATCAGGACTGGTCGATCACAATCATAGAGCACGAATGTAAAACTAAATGTTCTTATAAGATTGTGTACAAGTCACATGATGATGTTCTTCTGCggagttcttgttctactgcccaaagaatgttgaaagaCTCATCTAACTTTTCCGCTTAGCGTCTACAAGTgtatatttagcttgtcaacacagcgtctata belongs to Ptychodera flava strain L36383 chromosome 17, AS_Pfla_20210202, whole genome shotgun sequence and includes:
- the LOC139116501 gene encoding uncharacterized protein; translated protein: MKPAGLHVLFLLMILLTADMGTAEHRDSKTCARSEWKVYENSIVNLVLVSERECDRISRLPNLLPNKTPIGSGDFYLASGNVGGEYRAVLVPKEDVETANLGTLITDTTLECMDCHVDYYKHDIFKATCNPISNCPSRLDHGLYLRKTGTVSATYEEDCYYKPEGTTEYYYCSSTENVKTSSNVLV